From the genome of Candidatus Electrothrix communis, one region includes:
- the folK gene encoding 2-amino-4-hydroxy-6-hydroxymethyldihydropteridine diphosphokinase, which yields MSMPLSASAYIGLGSNLGQSRTLLQEAWQGLDQYPEVSLRALSSPYRTRPVGMESSHWFVNAVGRLHTTLPPETLLDLLLETEQKFGRVRHPELEGYQDRTLDLDLLLFADSIIQSERLILPHPAMHERLFVLIPLAEIGAHINHPVLKKTVAELLEQNRKGGREGIEQICWQEEGTD from the coding sequence ATGAGCATGCCTCTCTCTGCTTCCGCCTACATCGGCCTCGGCTCCAATCTCGGTCAATCCCGCACCCTGCTCCAGGAGGCTTGGCAAGGCCTTGATCAGTATCCCGAGGTGAGCTTACGGGCCCTTTCCTCCCCCTATCGGACCCGACCTGTGGGGATGGAGAGCAGCCATTGGTTTGTTAATGCCGTCGGTCGCCTCCATACCACCCTGCCCCCGGAGACTCTTCTTGATCTCCTCCTGGAAACAGAGCAGAAATTCGGGAGAGTTCGTCATCCGGAGCTGGAAGGGTACCAGGACAGGACCCTTGATCTCGACCTCCTCCTCTTTGCCGACAGCATTATACAAAGCGAGCGGCTCATCCTGCCCCATCCGGCAATGCATGAGCGACTCTTTGTACTGATTCCTTTAGCGGAGATCGGAGCTCACATAAATCATCCTGTACTGAAAAAAACGGTTGCCGAACTGCTGGAGCAAAACCGGAAAGGCGGCAGAGAGGGGATTGAGCAGATATGCTGGCAGGAAGAAGGAACAGATTAA
- the dapB gene encoding 4-hydroxy-tetrahydrodipicolinate reductase produces the protein MTKVIVAGASGRMGQRICYMVHQHPDLTLAGAFEQAGSPNVGKDAGEIAGIGNAGVTIADSLEAVIDQGEVIIDFTFHKATMSFVKIAAKHGRAMVIGTTGLSADDLTVLRETAAASFPCVQAPNMAVGVNVLFKLVEKAAAVLGDAYDVEIVEAHHRMKKDAPSGTALKIGEMAAKGLGRNLAEVGVFERNGIIGERTDKEIGIQTIRGGDIVGEHTAYFAGPGERIEITHRAHSRDNFAGGAAKAAAWVVSQPKGLYTMFDVLGLSEF, from the coding sequence ATGACCAAAGTAATTGTAGCCGGAGCCTCCGGTCGAATGGGACAACGTATCTGTTATATGGTGCATCAGCACCCTGATCTTACCCTGGCCGGAGCCTTTGAACAGGCTGGTAGCCCTAATGTGGGCAAGGACGCCGGAGAAATAGCAGGCATTGGCAACGCAGGCGTAACCATCGCTGACAGCCTAGAAGCGGTGATTGATCAGGGCGAGGTTATCATTGACTTTACCTTTCACAAGGCCACCATGTCGTTCGTTAAGATCGCGGCCAAGCATGGCCGGGCCATGGTGATTGGGACCACCGGCTTGAGCGCCGATGACCTGACCGTACTCCGGGAGACCGCAGCAGCGTCTTTCCCCTGCGTCCAGGCCCCAAACATGGCTGTGGGCGTGAATGTTCTGTTTAAGCTGGTGGAAAAGGCCGCTGCCGTACTCGGCGATGCCTATGACGTGGAGATCGTTGAAGCCCATCACCGGATGAAAAAGGATGCTCCCTCTGGAACAGCCCTGAAGATCGGAGAAATGGCCGCTAAGGGACTGGGAAGAAACCTGGCCGAGGTCGGAGTCTTTGAGCGCAACGGCATCATCGGCGAACGAACTGATAAGGAAATCGGTATCCAGACCATTCGGGGCGGAGACATTGTCGGTGAACATACTGCCTACTTTGCCGGTCCTGGCGAGCGGATTGAAATCACCCACCGGGCCCACAGTCGGGATAACTTTGCTGGAGGAGCAGCCAAAGCAGCCGCTTGGGTAGTCAGCCAGCCCAAGGGGCTCTACACCATGTTCGATGTTCTGGGCTTGTCGGAATTCTGA
- the dapA gene encoding 4-hydroxy-tetrahydrodipicolinate synthase, with amino-acid sequence MTTTGKNLEGAFTAIVTPMRDGKVDEQSLTDLINFQIDNGIHGLVPCGTTGESATLGFDEHKRVIDITVKVVDKRVPVIAGTGANSTAEAIELTESAKDSGADAVLSVVPYYNKPSQEGLYQHFQAITEAVDIPMVLYNVPSRTVTNMAPATVARLAQLTNVIGIKEACGCLNQISEVIRLCPKDFVVLSGDDFTCMPTVLIGGKGVISVTSNVAPKAMAELMETALKGDLATANEIHYKLFALMGTMFCYPNPAPAKKGLHLMGKIGTPEIRLPMTEMDESSLNKLITEMKAVELI; translated from the coding sequence ATGACGACAACAGGAAAAAACCTCGAAGGTGCTTTTACCGCTATTGTCACCCCTATGCGGGATGGCAAGGTTGATGAACAAAGTTTGACCGATCTGATTAATTTTCAGATCGACAACGGCATCCACGGCCTGGTGCCCTGCGGAACCACAGGGGAGTCCGCGACCCTGGGCTTTGACGAGCATAAACGCGTCATTGATATCACTGTTAAGGTGGTTGACAAACGCGTACCGGTCATTGCCGGAACCGGTGCTAACAGCACAGCAGAAGCCATTGAGCTGACCGAATCAGCCAAGGACAGTGGCGCTGACGCGGTGCTTTCCGTGGTTCCTTATTATAATAAGCCGAGCCAGGAAGGCCTGTATCAGCATTTTCAAGCCATTACCGAGGCCGTGGATATCCCCATGGTGCTCTATAATGTCCCGAGCCGTACAGTAACCAATATGGCCCCGGCCACAGTAGCCCGTCTGGCCCAGCTGACCAACGTTATCGGTATTAAAGAGGCCTGCGGTTGCCTCAATCAGATTTCTGAAGTGATTCGTCTTTGCCCTAAGGATTTTGTTGTCCTGTCCGGTGACGATTTCACCTGCATGCCCACCGTGCTCATCGGCGGCAAAGGGGTTATCTCCGTGACCTCCAATGTCGCTCCCAAGGCCATGGCCGAGCTGATGGAAACGGCTCTTAAAGGTGATTTGGCCACGGCCAATGAGATCCATTACAAGCTCTTTGCTCTGATGGGGACCATGTTCTGCTATCCCAACCCGGCCCCGGCCAAGAAGGGATTACACCTGATGGGTAAAATCGGCACCCCTGAAATTCGCCTGCCCATGACGGAAATGGACGAGTCTTCGCTGAATAAGCTGATCACTGAGATGAAAGCAGTTGAGTTGATTTAA
- the dapF gene encoding diaminopimelate epimerase, with amino-acid sequence MQTPDFPVPFVKMSGTGNDFLIIDHRKPLLAPEAMAEFAAKICRRKFSAGADGLILIEDSSEADFQWRFFNADGSVAEMCGNGARCAARFAFLQGIAPAQMRFATLAGIIEASVSEKDVAVKMTDPFGLNMHQPITAEGKKYTVHSIDTGVPHAVVFVDDIDQTDVRALGSRIRHHEAFMPAGTNVNFAQRQGDAIKVRTYERGVEDETLACGTGAAACAIIAALLDQAASPVDIITSGNDRLTILFDLKKEKVSGDNNIVYNVFLKGPAHTIYSGELDAEALL; translated from the coding sequence TTGACCACCGCAAACCACTCCTTGCTCCAGAAGCTATGGCCGAATTCGCCGCCAAAATCTGTCGGAGAAAATTTTCCGCAGGGGCCGACGGCCTGATCCTTATCGAGGATTCTTCCGAAGCGGATTTTCAATGGCGTTTTTTCAACGCGGATGGCTCGGTTGCGGAAATGTGCGGGAACGGGGCCCGTTGCGCGGCCCGCTTTGCCTTTCTACAGGGGATTGCTCCGGCACAAATGCGTTTTGCCACCTTGGCCGGAATTATCGAGGCCAGCGTGTCGGAGAAAGATGTTGCGGTCAAGATGACTGATCCGTTTGGCCTGAACATGCATCAGCCCATTACGGCGGAGGGGAAAAAATATACGGTTCACAGCATTGATACCGGCGTACCTCATGCTGTCGTCTTTGTCGATGATATCGACCAGACAGATGTCCGTGCCTTGGGCAGTCGCATCCGCCATCATGAGGCCTTCATGCCTGCCGGGACCAATGTCAACTTCGCCCAACGCCAAGGGGATGCCATCAAGGTCAGAACCTATGAACGGGGCGTGGAAGATGAAACCCTGGCCTGCGGTACTGGAGCTGCGGCCTGTGCCATCATTGCCGCACTCCTGGATCAGGCCGCCTCACCGGTGGACATCATTACCTCGGGCAATGATCGTTTGACTATCTTGTTCGATCTCAAGAAGGAGAAGGTGAGTGGAGACAATAATATTGTTTATAATGTTTTTCTCAAAGGACCGGCCCATACCATTTATTCGGGAGAACTCGACGCTGAGGCTTTGCTTTAA